Part of the Caldisericota bacterium genome is shown below.
CGTACTTTGTGAGATGGAAAGCAATAATTTGGGCAGTTACTGTAGTACCAACATTTGCACCAAAAATGATTCCCAGCGTATTCTCAAATCTCAATATCCCGGAGTTTGCAAGGCTTATTACAGTAACCGTAGTGGCAGAACTTGATTGAACAATGGATGTAAAAAGGGCACCAAGACCCAGAGCATAAATTGGTCTTGCTATAATTTTATTAAGAAATCTTTTAAATTCAGTAAAAGCAAAACTTTCCATGCTTTTACTGGTTAAGGTAATACCGTAAATAAACAGCGCCATGCCGCCAATAAATAAGAAAGTGTTTTGAATGTTCATAATTCTATTTTTATAAATAATTTAGAGATATTATTCACGCAACCCCTACCAAAATAAAAAACAGTAGCTAAACGTTTTGCCATTTGGTTTCCCCTCAAAGCCTTCACTTTTTTTATAGGATCTCTCTTTGTAAACCTACTACAATATAATAAATATACGCAAAATTTCAATGCTTTTTAGAAAAACTTCTTTTATGAGCATCAACTAAAACATTCAAATTGTCTTTTCTATTCACTTTTTTTGAATGACGACAAGCAATACTCCTTTTTTAACCTCTACCTGAATTTCGCCGGAAACAGCTATATTGCTTAATGTCAGTGTTTTCCCTTTAAAAAGTGTTTTCCCGTTCAGCTGATATTTAAGTCCTGAGGTTTTCACTCCCTGCACAATGTTTGTCATAGGATAAAGAGATACCGTGCTACTTTTCTTCGTTTTAATTTTCTTTTTGCCATTTACAATATATATCTCTTCTCTTTCTTCAAGAATGTATGTATCTTTACCTTTTTTAAGAAGCGGATAAAGAAGAGAAACATTAAAAAGCATGTGATCAATTCTTCCATAAAGCATCCCTGAAAGGATAAACGTATTAAAATGTTTTCCCAGCGCAACATTTATTGCAAGCTCTGTGTCTGAATAATTCTTATCTTCCGGGAATTGCAAGATGTTTACCCCTTTTTTCTTTAAAAGATTTAACTCGTCACACCCTATTGAATCAAAATCGCCTACCGCAAGATCTGGTATTATGCCACATTTAATAAGTTTGCCTGCCCCCCCATCTACTCCAATAATAAAATCAACTTTTTTTGAAAGTTTTTGGTAGAACAATTTTGAATTACTATTCCCGTTTGCTACAATAAGCACTATTTTCATTTTTTCCCTCCGAGAACGAACTGCATTAATATTAAAAAATCAAATTAAAGAAAGAAAATATGCTCAACAAACAATATTTTTCATTATATTTTATTATATCGCAAATCAAATGAAATCCAACATTTAGCATCAATCACAATGAAATAAAAGATTTGCTTGCGAATACACCTTGATGCCTATATTTTGCCGTTTTCCTTTCATTAAAAACTTTTATTTCCTCTTTGCAGAAATTAGTTAAACAAAAAAATTACTTCTTTTTAGAAAATTCCTTCAACACGTTATGCAGTCTACTCTTTATGCACTGTATGATAAATTTATTCCGATACGCCTCTTTGATAAATAAACAAAACTTGCTAAAATTAGAAAAAAGGAGGTATTATAATGTTTGGACAAAATTTTACGGAAATGCCCGATTTGGGATTGGCGATAGGTTGGTTAATAGGAATTTACGGAGCCTTACTTGCTTTTGGTCTTATAATCGCAATTATCACCGCAATCGTTGCTTCCAGAAAGGGAAGAAATGGATTTGGCTGGTTTTTCATGGGACTATTTTTAAATTTTCTGGGTCTTGGTTTAATTCTTATTGCACTGCCAAAAAAATACTATGTAGACGAAGAAGATGAATTTTAAAAACTAGAGATGAAAATCTTTATCGATACAGCAAACATAGACGAAATTAAAGAAGCATTTTCCTGGGGCTTTGTAGATGGAATTACTACAAACCCTTCCCTGATTAAAAAAGCAGTAAAATATTACAAGAACAAAGGACAGAACATCACGCTAGAAAACTATGTAAAAAATATGCTTGTTACGGCAGGCAAAGGCCATCCGGTAAGCCTCGAAGTAATTGGGAATACAGAAGATAAAATGTATAAGGAAGGTAAATTACTATTCAAAAAATTTAATGGTGCTGCACAGAATGTTGTAATAAAAATCCCAGTAAACCCCGAGATTTCAGAAAATGGCACCCACAACTTTGACGGGTTAAAAACAATAAAAAAACTTTCTGCCGATGGAATCCCTGTAAACTGCACACTCATTATGACGCCGTCACAAGCATTGCTTGCAGCAAAAGCAGGTGCGCGTTACGTGAGCCCTTTTGCTGGAAGAATTGACGATTATCTGAGATTTCAAAATGAAAT
Proteins encoded:
- a CDS encoding transaldolase family protein; protein product: MKIFIDTANIDEIKEAFSWGFVDGITTNPSLIKKAVKYYKNKGQNITLENYVKNMLVTAGKGHPVSLEVIGNTEDKMYKEGKLLFKKFNGAAQNVVIKIPVNPEISENGTHNFDGLKTIKKLSADGIPVNCTLIMTPSQALLAAKAGARYVSPFAGRIDDYLRFQNEIPFTKPDYYPKDGLVVNNKILHDNTIVSGINLVRSIVNIFENYDFATEIIAASIRNATQVQELAEIGADIATIPFPVLKKMIFHHKTKEGMEKFTNDTVEEYKNIFK
- a CDS encoding thiamine diphosphokinase gives rise to the protein MKIVLIVANGNSNSKLFYQKLSKKVDFIIGVDGGAGKLIKCGIIPDLAVGDFDSIGCDELNLLKKKGVNILQFPEDKNYSDTELAINVALGKHFNTFILSGMLYGRIDHMLFNVSLLYPLLKKGKDTYILEEREEIYIVNGKKKIKTKKSSTVSLYPMTNIVQGVKTSGLKYQLNGKTLFKGKTLTLSNIAVSGEIQVEVKKGVLLVVIQKK